In Sesamum indicum cultivar Zhongzhi No. 13 linkage group LG8, S_indicum_v1.0, whole genome shotgun sequence, the sequence CTTAAATGATGGAGCATGTAATAGTGTCATTCACAAGGGAGGTTCACAGACTCATGGCTGAAGCACCTGACTTTCTCTTCGATCTCCCTCTACCGAACAAGCTTATCCTTCGAAGTACCTTGAGTAATCTATTTGCGTACTTCCTCTGCGGACCAAAATTCACTGTTCCTATGCAACTGGTCACTTGTCCAAGGGGGTTTTTCTTCTTGCTCATTCTCCTTTCAACCAAACCGTATGGCCTGATGCTCTGCAGGTTTTCTGAAACTGGTTCAACCTTTTTGGAACCCTTGTCGTTTTTCTTTGAGATTTGTTGTACTCGAAGGCTCATCTTCAAGGACATGAGTTCTTTCTCAAGATTCTGGATTCTGAAGCTTGTGGACTCGTAATCCTTCCTTGATATTTCAGAGCTCAACTCAGGCCTTCGTATTGATGCATCTTTCTGCAGCAAGAAGCTGAGCGGCCTGCTGCCTCCTTCACTTCCGTTTATATACGGACTCTCACCTAAATTTTGGCTTCTTGAGTTTGCATATCTAGAGCTTGAGACGCTGCCAGAAAATTCTCCACAATGGGTGTATCTAAATGAGTCTGAGCATTCTCTGAAAGCTTGTTGAGTGTTTAACTGCTGCACAAAAAGTGCCTGGACTATTAGTCTTAGCGGCATCAGTTCGTTCTGAACAGCTTCGATGCAAACTTCTTGAGATAGTTTCTGGCAGTTGAGGTATTTGCATACCAACCCTTTCTCCTCTTGTGATAAATTTGGGTGCGACTGCAAGCGGAAAATCTCGTATGGGATCAATAATTGTCATTTCAAGtgagaaaaataagaattagcTCATCTAGAGAGCTTGTACCTGGAAGAAGGTGTTCACTGCTCTGTAGAGATGATCATGTGTTTGCCTGCTGGAAACCGGAACTGTCTCGATGAGATTCATGAATCTTTTGCAGCACAACTCTGAATCAGCAGCTATCACATTTAGATACATGTCCCATGATTCTGCAACGGCGTAATTTTTCTCCACAGGGGTACAATCCGACTCCATGACACATGAAAAATACGTCGAAAATATAGTCTCCATGATGGACAGTTCCTTATCATCCTTTGGCAGGAGAAAATCTTGTACCTGAGCCAAATGCAGCACTAATGCAATCTGATTCTGTAGCTTCTCCACACTGTCATTTCTCAAACCAAGCTCAACGGATGTCGAAAGTAAAGAGAAGTAAAACCCGACAGGAATACCTTTACTAGTGTTCACCCCATTGGGCAGCAAATCAACAACCACTTGCATGATAACTTCAAGATTTTTCATCGAATCGTCAGCTCCTTCATTCGCCGTGTTTCTCAAAATTACCCATTTGTCTGCATAGAAAAGTATGATGGGGCTAacgtatttttctttcatacccTGCCGTCTCAGCGATCCTATTACCCTCTTGAAGAATGCAAGCGGCAGCGCAATAAGATCTTTAATCCACAAATCTTGGCTGATGATGTTTTTCACCATTTCATCGCTCCACGGCCTACAAGCCAAAGTCTCCAAAGTAACAACTGGCTGATCCCTTCTCCTCTCTGgatcaagaatttccatgcaAGCCATGAAGGCAAGAGTCTCGATGCACCGGCTCACGATCAGAAGCTCTTCAGCCAGTGGGAGTAAGGTTTGGCACTTTTGGAGCACAATTAGGGTGTCATTCCAGCTCTGCAGAACAACTTGGTTGAGATAGATGTCGAAACGTTGGCAGAGGTTTCCGGTGCCATATTCTTCGGTCATGTGGAGAAATTCTGCTGCACATCTTAGAGCTGCTACGTTGAAGGGATCTACCAATGTGGAGGAGCCGTAGATGAAGAGGGCAATCATCTCGAAGGTCTCAGCTCCGCCAGGGAAATTTGGAGGCAGCTCCACCTCATTTgatttttccaacttttccCTGAAATATCCGCTCTTGCACGTCAACGGATTCTGCAGTTTCATGACACACCAAGTGTTGAGACAGGTGCATAATTTCCATACAAATGAACAGTTTCCAGGCACAGATAGAAAGCAATTAATTACCTTGTGCAGGTTGAAGGTTCTATCAGCAATCCGAACACGAATGCAGACAGGAAAGCCAGTTTCCTGGCTCCTGAGACAACATATATCAGACAAAAAGAATCAGGATGCTTGAATATTAAGGGATGGATgatgatgtatatatacaaatccaATTACCATGAAAGAATCTTGATTTTGAGCAAGGCAGCAACGTTGGGAGATGAGAATGGACTGGAAAGCAGTGAACAATGTGGAGGGGTACTGCGGGTTGGGAGCTCCATCTTTTGCTTAACATGTCAAAGAATTAGGGTGTGTGAGAGGATATATCTCCCGCGCGCTCGCACCTGAATTCTTTCTTGTCAAATGGGAATAATTACGTgcatttagttttattcttttatgtatCTTAATATATGGGGATGAATGTTTGAAACTGATCTCAAGGAAGACTTGACGGCTTCTAGAAAccaaaaatgagagagagagattgatgCATGTGGGATTATGTGCTCTTGCAGAAATTCATGAATTTTTGTCAAACTTGTACAC encodes:
- the LOC105167391 gene encoding BTB/POZ domain-containing protein At5g48130, giving the protein MELPTRSTPPHCSLLSSPFSSPNVAALLKIKILSWSQETGFPVCIRVRIADRTFNLHKNPLTCKSGYFREKLEKSNEVELPPNFPGGAETFEMIALFIYGSSTLVDPFNVAALRCAAEFLHMTEEYGTGNLCQRFDIYLNQVVLQSWNDTLIVLQKCQTLLPLAEELLIVSRCIETLAFMACMEILDPERRRDQPVVTLETLACRPWSDEMVKNIISQDLWIKDLIALPLAFFKRVIGSLRRQGMKEKYVSPIILFYADKWVILRNTANEGADDSMKNLEVIMQVVVDLLPNGVNTSKGIPVGFYFSLLSTSVELGLRNDSVEKLQNQIALVLHLAQVQDFLLPKDDKELSIMETIFSTYFSCVMESDCTPVEKNYAVAESWDMYLNVIAADSELCCKRFMNLIETVPVSSRQTHDHLYRAVNTFFQSHPNLSQEEKGLVCKYLNCQKLSQEVCIEAVQNELMPLRLIVQALFVQQLNTQQAFRECSDSFRYTHCGEFSGSVSSSRYANSRSQNLGESPYINGSEGGSRPLSFLLQKDASIRRPELSSEISRKDYESTSFRIQNLEKELMSLKMSLRVQQISKKNDKGSKKVEPVSENLQSIRPYGLVERRMSKKKNPLGQVTSCIGTVNFGPQRKYANRLLKVLRRISLFGRGRSKRKSGASAMSL